ACTCCTGTACTCCCGCACTCCGTCTCTCCCTGACTCCCAACTCCTCTTATTGACACCTTTCCCGCCCCGATATATCCTGATTAGCACTCAGAGGTATCGAGTGCTAACTCGGCGAGCCTATGCCAGATCAGGCGGACAAGCGCAAAAAAAGGGTCTTCCGCGCCGTGGTGCGCGAGTACGTGGAATCGGCCGAACCGGTCGGCTCTTCGACGATCGTCGTGAAATACCATCTCGGCGTCTCGCCGGCCACGATCCGTAACGACCTCGCCGAACTGGAGCAGGCGGGCTTGCTTGAACAGCCGCACACTTCCGCCGGCCGCGTGCCGACCGAGCGCGGTTACCGTTATTACGTCCAGGAATTCGTCGGCCGCGGCGGCGTGCCCAAGAACGAGCAACAGCTCATGGTCGAGGCTGTGCGTGAGCTCGAACAGAGTTTCGAGCAGGCCGTGCGCAAATTCACGCGGACCGTTTCCGGCTTCACCGACGAGGCGGTGCTCTTGAGTTTCGGTCCCGACCGGACCTATCTCTGCGGCCTTTCGAACCTGTTCCAGAAACCGGAATCGCGCGACGGCGATCTGCCGGTCGCATTCTCCAAGGTCATCGATGATATCGACGATGTCGTCGCCGAAGCGACCGGTCGGCTCTCGTCCGGCGTCTCGGTGCTCATCGGCCGCGAGAATCCTTTCGGCGACCGGCTGAGCTGCGTCCTCACTAAACTCGAATCGCCGGAGGCGGGCGAGGGGCTGTTCGGCATCGTCGGCGCCCAGCGTATGGATTACGACGCCAACGTGGCGCTCGCGAATTTCATCCGCGATCTTTTGTCCAAAAAATAATATCTATGGAAGAGCAACAGCAACCACACGCCGCTTCGGAGCCGTCAGCAGCCGATGATAGCCAAGAGCTGACATCGGCCCGCGCCGAAGCCGTCGACAATCTCGCCGGCTGGAAGCGCGCCAACGCCGACTACGCGAATCTGAAGAAAGACATGGAACGCATGCGCGAGGAGTTCACGAAGTTCGCCTGTGGCTCGCTCGTCGCCGAACTCCTGCCCGTGCTCGACAGTTTCCGCAAGGCGGCCGCAGGGCTGCCGACCGGCGCTGATGGCGGACCGCCGGACGTCGCGCAACTCCAGCAGTGGGTCGGCGGCGTGGACCGGATCCGACAGCAGCTCGAGACAGTCATGAAGAAAGCCGGCGTCACGGCGATCGAAGCCGCGGGAGCCGAGTTCGATCCGGCGCTCCATGAAGCCATGATGACGCGCCGACAGGAAGGGGTCGCCTCGGGCCAGGTCGTCGAAGTGCTCGAGACCGGCTACCGGCTCCACGATCGCGTCCTGCGCGCGGCCAAGGTCATCGTCGCGGAATGATAATAATGAAAATTTCCCCATAGCCACCACTAACGATCCATCATCAATATGCCAAAGATCCTCGGTATCGATCTCGGAACGACGAACTCCTGCATGGCCATCATCGAAGGCGGTCAGCCCAAGGTCGTGGAAAACAAGGAAGGCGCCCGCACCACGCCGTCGGTCGTCGCCATCACCAAGACCGGCGAACGCCTCGTGGGCCAGCTCGCCAAGCGCCAGTCGGTCGTGAATCCGGAGAATACCCTGTATTCCATCAAGCGCCTCATCGGCCGCCGCTGGACCGACCCCGAGACTCAGCATGAGGCCAAACTTTTGCCGTTCCGCATCACCCAGGCCGGCGACGGCGTGAAGGTCATGATGGGCGGCAAGGAACACACGCCGCAGGAGATCTCCGCCATGGTGCTCCAGAAGATGAAAGCCGACGCCGAAGAGAAGACCGGCGAGAAGATCACTGAAGCCGTCATCACCGTGCCGGCCTACTTCGACGATGCCCAGCGCCAGGCGACCAAAGTCGCGGGCGAGATCGCGGGCCTGAACGTCAGACGCATCATCAACGAGCCGACCGCCGCGGCGCTCGCTTACGGCTTCGACAAGAAGAAGGGCGGCAAGATCGCCATCTACGATCTCGGCGGCGGCACTTTCGACGTCTCCGTGCTCGAGATCAACGAGGACACGGTCGAGGTGAAGTCCACGAATGGCGACACTCATCTCGGCGGCGACGACTTCGACCAGCGCCTCATCAAATGGGTCATCGACGAGTTCCGCAAGTCCGAGGGCATCGACCTCTCGAAGGACGTGCTCGCGGTCCAGCGCATCAAGGAGGCCGTCGAGAAGGCCAAGATCGAGCTGTCGACCGCCATGGATACCGAGATCAACCAGCCGTTCATCACCTCTGACGCCGCCGGCCCGAAACATCTGATGATCAAGCTTTCCCGCGCCAAGCTCGAGGAGCTCGTGGGCGACCTCGTGGAGAAGACGCTGGAGCCGTGCAAGAAAGCGCTCGCCGACGCCAAGCTCGCGGTCGGTGATCTGTCGGAAGTCGTGCTCGTCGGCGGTATGACGCGCATGCCGCTCGTCATCCAGACCGTCGAGAAATTCTTTGGCCGCAAGGCGAACGTTAGCGTGAATCCGGACGAGGTCGTCGCTTTGGGCGCGGCTGTCCAGGCCGGCGTGCTGCAGGGCGAGGTCCGCGACGTGCTCTTGCTCGACGTCACGCCGTTGTCCTTGGGCATCGAGACCTTGGGCGGCGTCATGACCAAACTCATTGATCGCAACACCACCATCCCGACCTCGAAGTCGCAGGTCTTCTCGACCGCGGCTGACAGCCAGAGTTCGGTCGAGATCCACGTGCTGCAGGGCGAGCGCGATTTCTCCGCCGACAACAAGACGCTCGGCCGCTTCATCCTCGATGGTATCCCGCCCGCGCCACGCGGCATTCCGCAGGTCGAGGTCGCTTTCGATATTGATGCGAACGGCATCCTGTCCGTCAAAGCTTCGGACAAAGCCACGAAGCGCGAACAGAAGATCGTCATCACCGCCTCGACCGGCCTCTCGAAGGACGAGATCGAGCGGATGAAGAAGGAGGCCGAGCTCCACGCCGAAGAGGACAAGGCCAAGAAGGAGCTGGTCGAACTCAAGAACAACGCCGAGACGATGATCTACACGACCGAGAAGATGCTCAAGGAGTACGGCGCCAAGATCCCGGAGGCCGATAAGAAGTCGGTCGAGGAGAAAGTCGAGGCTTTGAAGAAAGTGAAGGACGGCACTGATAAGGAAGCCATCAAGAAAGCCGCCGACGAACTGACGAACGTCGCCACCAAGGTCGGCGGGGAGATGTATCAGAAAGAAGCCGAGGCCGCGAAGGCCGCGGGTGCCGCCGGCGCCGCGCCGGGCGCGCAACCGGGAGCCGGGGAGCCGCCGAAGAAGGATGACAAACAAGGCCCCATCGACGCCGAGTTCACGGAGAAGAAGTGATCTGCCGCAGGCAGGTCATAGCGCGGCGAGGTGCCTGGCTCCCCGCGGGTGCCTGGCACCGAAGCCGCCTTCTGGCTCGGCCCGTGTCACCGGACACCTCTGATTAAACAGCTCATTAATTTGATCACTAACTTGTTATGTCCGACCCCCAACCACAACAAATCCCGATTGACGGCCACGCGCATGCGCTCATGAACACGATCGTCAATTACGACGAGGAGCAGTTCCAGTTGCTTATGATGTCGGGCGGACCGGCGCGGCTGTATATGTTGTCGCCCAAGCACGCCAAGCGGCTGATGCTGCTCCTGCAGAAACAGCTGGCCGATTACGAGGCCAAGTTCGGCGAACTCAAGACCGCGCTCGCCCAGGTCGCGAAAGGCACGACTAGTGAGGAAGAGGTCGGATTCAATACGAAGAAGTAAGTGCTGAAGTGGGGGGGGGTACTGGAGCGCTGAGGCCCAAACTTCTTAAGAGCTCCATCACTCCCGCACTCCCGCGCTCCTACACTCCAAGCCCATGTCCAAGGACTACTACGAAACTCTAGGGGTCGGCAAAGACGCTTCTGAAGAAGACATCAAGCGCGCTTTTCGCAAACACGCGCACCAGTGGCACCCGGACAAGCCGGGCGGCAACGCCGAGAAATTCAAGGAGTATAACGAGGCCTACCAGACGCTTTCCGACAAGGACAAGCGCGCCAAGTACGACCAGTTCGGCCACGAGGCCTACAAGGCCGGCGCGGCCGGCGGGGGACCGGGCGGCTTCGGCGGTTTCGATTTCTCCCAGGGCTTCGGCGGCCCCGGCGGCATCAAGTTCGATTTCGGCGACGCCGGTGGCATGGGCGGCCTCGGCGACATTTTCGGCGACATCTTCGGCGGCGCCGCGGGCGGAGGCAGCCACACCCGCACCCGCCGTGAATCCCGCGGCCGGCACATCGAGATGGATCTGAGCCTCACTTTCCTCGAAGCCGTCTTCGGCGCCGAGCGCGACCTCGAGGTCTACAAGCATCTGCCCTGCGATACTTGCAATGGTTCCGGTGCGGAGCCGGGGAGCAAGGTCGTGGATTGCAGCCAGTGCGGCGGTTCCGGCCAGATCATGACCGTTCAACGGACCATTCTCGGCAACTTCCAGAGCGCCGTGACCTGCCCCAAGTGCCGCGGCGCCGGTCGCGCGCCGGAGAAAGCCTGCCGCCAGTGCGGCGGCGACGGCATCGTCAAAGGCGTGAAGAAACTCAGTGTCAGGATCCCGGCCGGCGTCTCGGACGGCGAGGTGATGCGCGTTACCGGCGAGGGCGAACCTGGCAAGCGTGGCGCGCGCTCCGGCGATCTCTATCTCAACCTGCGCGTCGCCGCCGATCCTCGCTTCACCCGCGACGGCGCCGACATCCGCAGCCGCTTCGAGGCCACGATCGCCCAGGCCGCGCTCGGCGGCGCGGTCAGCGTCGAGACCGTGGACGGCGAGGTCGAACTGAAACTTCCGGCCGGCACCCAGCCGGGCCAGGAATTCCGCCTGCGCGGCAAGGGCGTCCCGCTGTTGCGCCGCTCCGGTCGCGGCGACCATCTGGTCACTGTCACGGTCGCTATCCCCAAAAAGCTCACCCGCGAACAGCGCCGGCTGCTGGAAAAGTGGGAGGATCTGTAAGTGCGCGCGTCGCGAGCGGCAACGACGGCAAATAAGGCGGGCGTCAGCCCGCTTTTCGGTATAGCCAAGGCTGCCTGGAGATGGTATAATTCAGATACTTGAATCAATTGGCGCATCCAACAGCCATGTTTCTCTTCCAAGCCGAAGTCGTGACCAATTCGCCGGACGTCGTCGCCGAAGTCGTCAAAGTCGGCAACGCTACGGCTGATTATGTCAACCAGATCAACTGGTCGGCGCCCTCCTGGGACCTGTTCATCGTCCTGTTCTTCGTCGTGACGGTGTTCCTCTACGGCTTGTCGCTCGGCCGCGACCGCATCGTCGTGATCCTCGTCTCCATCTACATGGCGCTCGCGGTGGTTTCGAACGCGCCGTTCATTGACCAGCTCCGCTTCTCCAGGGCCGGCGGCCAGATTGCGGCTTTCCGCATCGGCGCTTTCGTCGGCATCTTCGTGCTGCTGTTCTTCCTCCTGTCGCGCTCGGTGCTGCTCAAGACTTTTTCGAATCTCGCGTCCGGCAAATGGTGGCAGGTCCTGGCGTTCTCGATCCTGCACGTCGGTCTGCTCGTGAGCATCACGCTTTCGCTCCTGCCCGCCGACGCCGTGAGCCATCTCGCGCCGTTCACCCGTTCGCTTTTCCTTTCCGATGGCGGCAAGTTCATCTGGATCGTCGCTCCGATCATGGCGATGGTGACGTTGAAAGGGGACTGAGCGCTCGACCAAAAACATACGACCGAACCCGCTCGCCGCGGGTTTTTTGCTTGGGCGAGACGCGCCAGATTTTTACCGCGCAGTCTCATTCTCGCACCAGCTGTTCGTATCACGACTCTCGCTTCGAGTCCGCCTGAAAACAAATAGCGTCCGCGAGGGACGCTATTCGCTGATCAAGATATTTGTTCGCTTCGGTCAGCGTCCGGCGGTAATGTTTACGGGACTTTTTCCTCAACCGGGGCAGCCGGCGGCGCGCTGGGCGGCGCGATGATCTCTTCCAGTGCGGCGGCGGCCACTCTTATTTCCACGGCTTTGATCGTTTCCGCGTACTCGATGTCTTGGCTGGCCACGACTTGGATGTTGGTGTTCGCCTGAAGATCCTTGATCGCGATCTCCGTCAGTTTCTCGCTCGACGGTATGATCAGCGGTTCCGTAATTTTGCCGCTCAGCGATTCAGCCAGTAGTTTCTTTTGCGCCGCTTCGAAGGCCGCCAGCTCTCCCGCGATCTCTTTGTCCGACTTCAGCGAGACCAGGAGGACCTTGCCGCCCTCGGCGAGCGTGATGCGCCGCTTGGCTGGCAGCGGGTCGGCAAAGGGATTCGTCGGCACGGTCGAAGTTTCGATCTCGAGATAGTCCTGGCCGACGGTCACTATCCGTCCGTTGATGAGTTTCACTTCGACTTTCTGTTGTCCTTGCTGCAGATCCAGACCCTGTACCTTCAGCCAGTTGGCTTCCAGTTCCTGGATTTTGTTCTTAGTCGCAACAGCGGCCAAGGCGCTGGCTTTGTTCAGGCCCAGGTAATAACCGCCGGCTCCGCCAATGACCAGCGCGCCAATGACCAGCGCGGCCACCGCAGACTTATAATTTTGCATAGATAGATCCGGCTTAAGATTCAGATTGATTTCAGTATACCACCGGCTCTTTTTGAGGCTCGAATAAGATTGTGGATAACTGAAATGATGCGCCTGCTTTTTGGCTCGTCCATATGATATAGTAGAGCCACTCAGATAAGAGCCGGTCTTGAGGCAAGATCGGATGTCGTCATATGTCGGAACGAGACAATAAGCCGGGGGGTGCAGGAAAAAGATCTCACATCGCGTTGATGGCGGTTGTTTTCGTGTTTGCGGCTGCGGTTTTTCAGATCTTGTTCGGTGCCAGCGATAGCTCCGTCTTCGCCGCCACCTTCAATCCGCCCAGCGCCCAGCCGCCGGAAGGCAACATTCCGGTCACGGTCTGGAATCGCACCGACACCACCGCGAAGCAGGCCGCGGCCGCGATCGAGATTGACGGCGGTGGTCCGGCTGAGGCTGGCAAACCCGTCGGCATTTCCGTCGGCGACATCGGCCTCGATCTGGGCAAGAACCTCGGCGGCCAGAATCTTTATTACGGTTTCGCGCCCTACGCGAACATGAACGCTGGCGACCGCCTGCTGCTCCTGCAGACTTCGGACGCCGGCGTCTGGACCGACCGCGCCTCCCTCGACCGCGACGGCAATCTTTCCGTGAGCGGCTGTTTCGGTCCCGTCTTCCGCGGCGTCACCACTCTCAAATTCAATGGCAATCTGAACGACACCGCCGGCGGTTATTTCACGGCCAACACTTTGTGCGTGCCGCAATTCGGCGCCGGAGCCCACGTCTGCGCGACCGCCGAGATCCTGAACAGCATCAAGTGCGCCGGCGCCGGTTCGAAGATCAAGGATGTCGCCATCAACGGACAGGAAGCCTGGATCCAGGACGGACCTCCCGGTTACACGGCGCCAGCCAACGACTGCCAGGGTTGGCAATCCAAACTAGCGAATCATCTCGGACGCATGTGGCGGTTCCAGTCGTCGAACGGCGGCCAGGGATTCCTGACCACCTGCAACCAGGATGTCGTTTTCGCTTGCTGCCGTTGAGCATCAAACCATTATTTGTCTATGAAGCGTCTGACCGATCATCTCGCCGCCAAAGCCGCCGTTATTATCGGAACAATGGTTTGTTCGGTTTTCGTCGTCATGGCTCCGGCCAGCGCTTTTGTTTGTCCCGCCACGGATCCGACGGGAGCCATCAGCTGCACCGGCTCCAATCGCTGGTGCGGCAATACCTGTCAGCTGGAGCCGACCTGTCCCATCGCGCCCGACACCCAGAAGACCAAGCTGATCTGCGGCACCTGCGCCTGCGGTTGCCCGGATGATAAACCGAACAGCTGCTCCGGCGCGTACATCTGCCAGAAGAGCAATGCGACTTGCGATCCTCTGAATAAGGTTTCGGTCTGCAGCGCCGCGGACGACACTATGGTTTGCGGCGGGTGCAAGGCCAGTTTCACGATGTGCCCCGGCGATCTTTGTAAAGCGACGACCAGCGCTTCGTGTCCGTCGCCGGCAGTGTACGATCCTTGTACCGAGAAATGTGTGGAGAAGTATGTCCTGACCAAAGCCTCTTATGCTCTGCCGACCACGGTCGTGCCGCAGGATGTTGATATCAAGATCGCGGGCAACATGTCTCTGACAGCCGGCGATCTGACTCTTTCTGACGGTAAGGCTATTCGTGCCGACGGTGCGGGGGAGACTATTTTGAACATCGGCAACTGGGGCGCCGGCGCGACCGGCGTCAGAGCGGTCGTCTACGGCTCGCTCATGGCGAACGGCATTTCGACGCTGAGCGGCGATCTTACGACGGAACCTGAAACTCTGGAGACCGATCGGTTGTGTCTCGGCAAGACCGCTCCGGTCTGCCGCGACTATTGGCCGCTCGGCTTGCCGGAATCCGCGGCTGCGAATGCTACACTGCGCTACGACGGTTCCAACTGGACCGCCTCAACCCTGTTGTCCAATGATACGGCCAATGTCGGCATCGGTACGGTCGCTCCGGAAAAAACCCTCGACATCTTCGGTCAGACCGGCGGCGTCATCCTGCGCCTGAATCAGGATACCGGCAGCGCTCTCTGGACCGGCCTGTCGCTCGCGAGACAGAAAGCGGAGAAGTGGTTCCTGGGACTCGAGACCTTTGACGATCGGTTCATCATCCGCCGCAACGCCACGACTAACGATCTGGTCATCAGCAGTGCGGCTGGCACGGCCGGATATGTCGGTCTTGGCACCGACACGCCGGATCAGAAGCTTGATGTTCGGGGAACCGTCGCTATGCAGGGTTTTCAGATGTCCGGCGGCGCCGCGGATAAATATGTTCTGACTTCGGATGCGAACGGTTTTGGCACTTGGCAGAATCTGGTCGGTCTGCCGGAAACGGCCGCGGCCGGCGACACGCTCCGTTATGACGGGGCCGCGTGGATCAAGAATAGTTTCTTATATAATGACGGATCCCGGATCGGCATCAGCGAGACAACGCCAGGTTTCCGCCTAGATATCAGCGGCAGCGAAGCCGTCCTGCCCATCACCCGTCTTTCCGGCCCGCCCTTGGCCAAAGTGTGGACCGGCTTGCGGCTTGACCGCGCGCGCGATGCCGAGCAGTGGTACATGGGCATGGATGACGCCACAGAGGATCTTCTTTTCCGCAACGTCAATCTCGGCGTGACCGACGATCTGAAGAACGCCGTGCGCATCTCAGCGGCCGATGGCACGCTGTCCGCCAACAAGTTCAAACTGGCCAAACCCACCACTGACGGTTTCGTCATGCAGAGCGATGCTTCCGGCAATGCCGACTGGGCTTACATGCTGGCGGCTGACGAATGCACCGGCGGCAAGATCTACAAGCTGACCGCGGCGGCCTATAACGGCAGCCAGGGCGGATACAAAGGTCTGGACACCATTTGCCGCGGCGCCGAACCGGATGAGAAACAGCATGTCTGCACGCCGGACGAGGTTCTGCGCAGCTCTTATTGTCTGTCCGCGGCCGAATGGTCGCTCTTCGTCGGCCAGTCGGCTTGGGTCGCTTCCGGTCCGCCGGGCTTTACCGCGCCAGCCGTCAACGACTGTAATGGTTGGACGACATCGACCGGTTACGGCGCTTTCTGGTCCTTCGATGCGAACGGCGGCATCGGTTATGCGACCTCTTGCGCTGTCGCTTTGCCGGTCGCCTGTTGCAAACCCTGATCTCATCAATTTTTCACTCCGATCCTATGGCTAATCCGTCATCTCCGCGTCTGACAGCCTTTCTCATCACGGGTCTTCTGACCCTCTCTGGATTCGCGGTTTTGCCGGTTCCGGCGGCGGCGGAGTGGGATTGTCTGGATGCCTGTCGCGCCGAGAATCGGAGTCCGAAGACCACGCCGTTCAGCTGTCCTTCGACTCCGAGCAAAGCGGTTTGCGGTTCGGCCCCGAATTATTCTTGCTACCTGGACGCCAAGACCATGTGTCCGGATTCGCAGAAGCGTGACTGCGGCCAGGCGAATTGCCCGCTCGTTTGCAATACCGGTTATCCCTGCGGCAGCGTTCCCAACTGCACCGCGGCCACTTCGGTCGCCTACGCGTCCTGCTCCGGCACCTCCGGTTGTCCCGTGAACGGCGTCTTCACCGGTCAGTGCAGCCAGATGGGTTGTCCGTCCGGCCAGAGCGTTTGCAGCGGCAATAACACCTGCATGGTGACTTCCTGCTCGCCGGGTTTTATTTTCAACAGTTCGACCTGCGCTTGCGATACTCCGTTCATCCAGAAGAATTTGCCGAGCGGCGACTCCGGTTCGGCCATCGTCCAGGGCGACATCAAGTCCACGGCTGGCAATCTTGTCTTGACCAGCACCGCCAATGGCCAGGGCGACATCTATCTGCCCTCTGGCAAGGCGATTCGCGTTGATGATGCTGGTCCTTCGATCTTGAATTTAGGCAACTGGGGCGGCGGGACTTTCAATCTGATCGTCGATGGCCTCGCTCAATTGACTGCTCTGCAGCTCGCGACTGACGCCGGTGCCGGCAAGGTCCTGACCTCGGATGCGACCGGTATAGCGACCTGGCAGACCTTCGCGTCTGGTCTGAGCGGCAATGGCACGACGAATCAGGTCGCCAAGTTCACGGGTGTTTCAACCCTCGGTGACTCGACCATTACGGATGACGGCGTGAATGTCGGCATCGGTGATACGACGCCTGAGCAAAAATTGTCGGTTGACGGCGGTCTTTTCGTTGACGCTTCCGGCAATGCGCACGCCATCGCGGATCCCAACATCGCCCTCATTGTCGATGGTGCGGCTGGCAAGGATATCCTGCAGCTGCGCGATGTCGGCGCGAATACCAAACTGACGGTCAAGGATAGCGGTATCGTGGTCGTGGGCGGCACGACGCCGGCCGCCGGCAACCCCGCGTTCGAGGTTCAGGGAGGGTCGGTGTTGTTCAGCGGCAACGTCGGAGCCACGCCGACATCAGGCAATGGTTTCCGGTTGATGTGGATTCCCGTGAAAGGCGCTTTCCGCGCCGGCTACGGTTATTCGGATTATTGGGACGATGCCAATATCGGTTATTACTCCGCGGCGTTCGGTTCGCAGTCCAAGGCTTCCGGACAGTACTCTTTCGCCGCCGGCAACGGCCAGGCGACCATGACTGGAGCTACCGCGATCGGTTACAGCGTCGTTGCTTCCGGTAATTGGTCCTCGGCCCTGGGCTACGTCAGTACCGCCAGCGGCAACATGTCGTTCAGCGCTGGCGGCAACAACCTCGCCAGCGGTTACGCGGCCACGACGCTGGGCCGGTCCAATACCGCCAGCGGCAATTATTCGATCGCGATGGGATACACTTCGACGGCCACCAGCATCAACTCCGTGGCCATCGGCACCTCCAACACTGTCAGCGGCAATTATTCGGTCGCGCTGGGTTATATGTCAGCCGCTCCGGGATACAACTCCGTGGCCATTGGCAACAGCGCGACGGCCGGCGCCGCTGGCGTCGGACCGAGTTTCGCCATCGGCACCGCCGTCAGTGCGACCGGACAGGGATCGATCGCCATCGGCTCGGGCCTTGATACTTCCCAAAAGATGGTGAACGCCGCGAACAACACTTTCACGGTCGGATTGAACTCGACTGTGCCGACTCTGACCGTCTCGGGCGGCAATGGCACGGTCGGCTCGGTGGGCACGGTGACCGTGGCCGGATCTTTGGGGGCCAACGGCGGCGTCACAGTCGATGGAGCGGTCGTGATTGACGATGGCGCTGGTTGGCATCGCACGTACGGTGATACTGGTTGGTATAACGGCACTTATGCCGGCGGCTGGTATATGACCGATCCCACCTATGTCCGCAGCTACAATGCAAAGTCGGTGTTGGCGCCGGCACTTGTCGATCAGAACGACGCGACTTATTACGTCGACCCCAACTCCATCTCTAAACTGAACGCCGTTGTCGCTCGGGCTTTCGTAGACTTTGATGATGCCGCTAAATACGTCAATCCTTCCGACGTGTCGTACATGAATACGATACATCTGACTGGCGATGTCACGCTCAATAACACGCTGCATGTCAGCAGTGAGTGGTCTCAGTGTATCTATAACGGGCAGGGCAATCCTTTGTCGTATTACATCAGGGCTAAAACCGGTCGGGACATGTGTTTCCTGACTTGGGTGGGCCTCAGGGATATCGATGGTGCAGACGAGGATAGCTGGTGCAAAGTGGTTGATGCCGGATCTTACTGGGCCATGGAGATCGAGACTGATGATGATTCCGATGCTTGTTGCGCGGCGAGGTGCCTTTATTGGGATGAATGATCCGGGATTGGAGTCGAAGCCGCTCCGTGTGGAGCGGCTTTTTGGTTGGCGTTGATTTGATTTTAAAATCATCAGACGGTTTTGAGCCCATACTCCCGCACTCCGTCTCTCCCGCACTCCGTCTCTCGAAAAATCGTCTGGCGGTTTTATGATTAGAGCGAGATGAGGCGGTTTTAGCCTGAATGAGGTCTCGCAGCCTCACTTGAATAAGCCGCCCGGAAGGCGTATCCTGCTCGTATCTATGGCCATCAAACTGCACAATTCGCTCACCAAACAGACCGAACCGCTGAAGCCCGTCAGAAAGGGCGCGGTCACCGTTTATAACTGCGGCCCCACGGTCTACGATTACGTCCACATCGGCAATCTGCGCTCGTTCCTGCTCGCCGATCTCCTCCGACGCCACCTTGAGGCGCGCGGACTCGAGGTCAAGCAGGTCATGAACATCACCGATGTCGGCCACATGCTCGCGGACGCGGACGTCGGCGAGGACAAGATGGAGGCCGCCGCCAGCAAGGTCGGCAAGA
This region of Patescibacteria group bacterium genomic DNA includes:
- a CDS encoding DeoR family transcriptional regulator; translated protein: MPDQADKRKKRVFRAVVREYVESAEPVGSSTIVVKYHLGVSPATIRNDLAELEQAGLLEQPHTSAGRVPTERGYRYYVQEFVGRGGVPKNEQQLMVEAVRELEQSFEQAVRKFTRTVSGFTDEAVLLSFGPDRTYLCGLSNLFQKPESRDGDLPVAFSKVIDDIDDVVAEATGRLSSGVSVLIGRENPFGDRLSCVLTKLESPEAGEGLFGIVGAQRMDYDANVALANFIRDLLSKK
- a CDS encoding nucleotide exchange factor GrpE, whose protein sequence is MEEQQQPHAASEPSAADDSQELTSARAEAVDNLAGWKRANADYANLKKDMERMREEFTKFACGSLVAELLPVLDSFRKAAAGLPTGADGGPPDVAQLQQWVGGVDRIRQQLETVMKKAGVTAIEAAGAEFDPALHEAMMTRRQEGVASGQVVEVLETGYRLHDRVLRAAKVIVAE
- the dnaK gene encoding molecular chaperone DnaK, with amino-acid sequence MPKILGIDLGTTNSCMAIIEGGQPKVVENKEGARTTPSVVAITKTGERLVGQLAKRQSVVNPENTLYSIKRLIGRRWTDPETQHEAKLLPFRITQAGDGVKVMMGGKEHTPQEISAMVLQKMKADAEEKTGEKITEAVITVPAYFDDAQRQATKVAGEIAGLNVRRIINEPTAAALAYGFDKKKGGKIAIYDLGGGTFDVSVLEINEDTVEVKSTNGDTHLGGDDFDQRLIKWVIDEFRKSEGIDLSKDVLAVQRIKEAVEKAKIELSTAMDTEINQPFITSDAAGPKHLMIKLSRAKLEELVGDLVEKTLEPCKKALADAKLAVGDLSEVVLVGGMTRMPLVIQTVEKFFGRKANVSVNPDEVVALGAAVQAGVLQGEVRDVLLLDVTPLSLGIETLGGVMTKLIDRNTTIPTSKSQVFSTAADSQSSVEIHVLQGERDFSADNKTLGRFILDGIPPAPRGIPQVEVAFDIDANGILSVKASDKATKREQKIVITASTGLSKDEIERMKKEAELHAEEDKAKKELVELKNNAETMIYTTEKMLKEYGAKIPEADKKSVEEKVEALKKVKDGTDKEAIKKAADELTNVATKVGGEMYQKEAEAAKAAGAAGAAPGAQPGAGEPPKKDDKQGPIDAEFTEKK
- a CDS encoding DUF3467 domain-containing protein, producing MSDPQPQQIPIDGHAHALMNTIVNYDEEQFQLLMMSGGPARLYMLSPKHAKRLMLLLQKQLADYEAKFGELKTALAQVAKGTTSEEEVGFNTKK
- the dnaJ gene encoding molecular chaperone DnaJ is translated as MSKDYYETLGVGKDASEEDIKRAFRKHAHQWHPDKPGGNAEKFKEYNEAYQTLSDKDKRAKYDQFGHEAYKAGAAGGGPGGFGGFDFSQGFGGPGGIKFDFGDAGGMGGLGDIFGDIFGGAAGGGSHTRTRRESRGRHIEMDLSLTFLEAVFGAERDLEVYKHLPCDTCNGSGAEPGSKVVDCSQCGGSGQIMTVQRTILGNFQSAVTCPKCRGAGRAPEKACRQCGGDGIVKGVKKLSVRIPAGVSDGEVMRVTGEGEPGKRGARSGDLYLNLRVAADPRFTRDGADIRSRFEATIAQAALGGAVSVETVDGEVELKLPAGTQPGQEFRLRGKGVPLLRRSGRGDHLVTVTVAIPKKLTREQRRLLEKWEDL